The bacterium genome contains the following window.
ACTTGGGAAGTTGATATCGGTGGGGTTGACCTCGGGAGTATGATGTATTTTCAGGGTACAACCTATTTTCTTTTCGGGGATTCGTTCTCTTCTGAAGGGCCAGGTGACGGATGGCGATGGAATACAATGGCATATAGTTCAGATACCGTTTTAACTGATGGGATAACATTCGACGGGTGGATAACCGATAAATCCGGTCGCGCCCGTGAGATTATCCGCGATACGCGAATGAATCCGATAACGAATATTCCAACTGGCGGCATTTGTATCAACAATAAATTGTATGTATGGTATATGACGCCACGATTCTGGGGTTCTAAAGAAGACCCAGTCTGGCAATCCCATTTCGCTGGACTCGCCTGGTCGGATAATTTCGGACAATCGTTTCAGATTCAAGAAGATTTCCAGTTCCCGAGTAATACTAATTTCGGAATGGTTGCTGCTGCTAGCGGAAACGATGACCCGAACCTAAACGATGGATATGTTTATCTCTGGGGAACTCCGCCGAACCGACATGGTGGCGTTAAACTCGCTCGGGTTAACCCGAATGAGATAACTAATATAAAATCATATCAATTTTTCGGTGGATTAAAAAATAAAAAACCGGTCTGGATTAAGAACGAATTTGAAGCCCCGCTTATTGTTCAACCACGCGTCGGTGAAATGTCGGTCATGTATAACCGCTGGGCGAACGTATGGATGATGCTCCACGATAGATATAATCCATTAACCATGAAAAAATCGAGTTCTGAAACTGCAGGGGATATCGTTCTCCGGCAATCGCCTACTCCGTGGGGACCGTGGTCGGAACCAATCGTTCTGATTCCAAGTTCGACTTATAACGATTTAGCGTATGGATCATATCTAAATCCGCATTATGTTGAAAATAACGGGGAATCGGTCTATTTTATCATGTCGCTCTGGATACCATACGATGTTTACCTGATGAAAGCAACGTTTCGGAAAATGGAACGTAACC
Protein-coding sequences here:
- a CDS encoding DUF4185 domain-containing protein gives rise to the protein MLKNIRLYLVIIYLICNYFYLTPNGYPEIAYAIKVDKIARLTGTKGSDSINPTWEVDIGGVDLGSMMYFQGTTYFLFGDSFSSEGPGDGWRWNTMAYSSDTVLTDGITFDGWITDKSGRAREIIRDTRMNPITNIPTGGICINNKLYVWYMTPRFWGSKEDPVWQSHFAGLAWSDNFGQSFQIQEDFQFPSNTNFGMVAAASGNDDPNLNDGYVYLWGTPPNRHGGVKLARVNPNEITNIKSYQFFGGLKNKKPVWIKNEFEAPLIVQPRVGEMSVMYNRWANVWMMLHDRYNPLTMKKSSSETAGDIVLRQSPTPWGPWSEPIVLIPSSTYNDLAYGSYLNPHYVENNGESVYFIMSLWIPYDVYLMKATFRKMERNR